In one Trichlorobacter lovleyi SZ genomic region, the following are encoded:
- a CDS encoding RluA family pseudouridine synthase, with protein MLTYTITADDHCRRLESWLQRLLPTALPAYCRKLIKSGACTLNGTKSSPDTLLSAGAIISLKESGQVLELLNRPLPPIDLLWQDDRLLAINKPAGLAMHPAAEVDENLADIASAWLEKKANYPVRAYPVNRLDRGTSGVVLLATSSSNAGILGRQVKEEGLDKIYLTVVEGMLEGIGEISQPLDGKESISRYRSLSVGESCSFLLVEPVTGRTHQIRRHLSAIGHPVLGDKRYDAQPLATLPGIALHSFRTRLQHPTPETRLTLCAPLPTALRELIIERCGIDEKELLDLLTNLEGPATT; from the coding sequence ATGCTCACCTACACCATTACTGCTGATGACCACTGCCGCCGGCTGGAAAGCTGGCTGCAACGCCTCCTGCCCACCGCCTTGCCTGCCTACTGCCGCAAACTGATCAAGTCCGGCGCCTGCACCCTGAACGGCACCAAATCATCACCTGACACCCTGCTTTCGGCTGGCGCTATCATCAGCCTGAAGGAAAGCGGCCAAGTGCTGGAACTCCTGAACAGACCGCTACCACCGATTGACTTACTTTGGCAGGATGATCGCCTGCTGGCCATCAACAAACCGGCCGGACTGGCCATGCACCCCGCTGCCGAGGTGGATGAGAATCTGGCCGACATCGCCTCCGCCTGGCTGGAAAAGAAGGCCAACTACCCGGTACGGGCCTATCCGGTCAACCGGCTTGATCGCGGCACCTCCGGCGTGGTGCTGCTGGCTACCAGTTCATCCAACGCCGGTATCCTGGGCAGGCAGGTCAAGGAAGAAGGGCTGGACAAAATCTACCTGACCGTAGTGGAAGGGATGTTGGAAGGCATCGGCGAGATCAGCCAGCCGCTGGATGGCAAGGAATCCATCAGCCGCTACCGCAGCCTGTCTGTTGGAGAGAGCTGCTCGTTTCTTCTGGTTGAACCGGTTACCGGCCGGACCCACCAGATCCGGCGCCACCTCTCCGCAATCGGCCATCCAGTGCTGGGAGACAAGCGCTATGATGCACAACCGCTGGCCACCTTGCCGGGCATTGCCCTGCACTCCTTCCGCACCAGACTGCAGCATCCCACCCCTGAGACACGGCTGACGCTCTGCGCGCCGCTGCCAACCGCGCTGCGTGAACTGATCATTGAACGCTGCGGGATAGATGAAAAAGAACTGCTGGATCTACTGACCAATCTGGAAGGACCTGCAACAACTTAA
- a CDS encoding citryl-CoA lyase produces MNGPDFLQQHTDRLKSRMGACFPGERAVFRGHDLHAELRDMDWVELFVFGITGRRFTPQQLRLLHAIWVYTSYPDARIWNNRVAALAGSSRSTPTLALAASLAVSEATVYGGYPSISAFDFFMRTRKKIAQGEHVEEIIHSERQTRRIYGYGRPITSADERLPWLLDCARELCLDQGPYLRLAFDVERVLLKDNPLLRMNYAGLVAALSLDLGFSAREFHLFRFPMTFAGMPPCFLESSQETEGAFLPLSCAHIVYEGTPKRSWQSRTARPA; encoded by the coding sequence ATGAACGGTCCCGACTTTTTACAACAGCATACCGACCGCCTGAAAAGCCGTATGGGAGCCTGCTTCCCCGGTGAACGTGCCGTGTTCCGCGGCCACGACCTCCATGCCGAACTGAGAGACATGGATTGGGTTGAGCTCTTTGTCTTCGGCATCACCGGCCGTCGCTTCACCCCTCAGCAGTTACGCCTGCTGCACGCTATCTGGGTCTATACCAGCTACCCGGACGCCCGTATCTGGAACAACCGGGTTGCGGCACTGGCAGGCAGCTCCCGCAGCACGCCAACACTTGCGCTTGCTGCCTCACTTGCCGTATCCGAAGCCACGGTTTATGGCGGATATCCTTCTATCAGCGCCTTTGATTTTTTTATGCGGACCAGAAAGAAGATTGCACAAGGCGAGCACGTAGAGGAGATTATTCATAGTGAGCGGCAGACACGGCGCATATACGGCTATGGACGTCCGATTACGTCAGCAGACGAACGTCTTCCCTGGCTTCTTGACTGCGCCCGCGAACTATGCCTGGACCAGGGGCCCTATCTGCGGCTTGCCTTTGATGTAGAACGCGTGTTGCTGAAGGACAACCCGCTACTGCGGATGAATTATGCAGGCTTGGTAGCGGCGTTGTCACTTGACCTGGGGTTTTCGGCCAGGGAGTTTCACCTGTTCAGATTCCCCATGACGTTTGCCGGCATGCCCCCCTGCTTCCTCGAAAGTTCGCAGGAAACCGAAGGCGCTTTTTTACCCTTGTCCTGCGCCCACATCGTGTACGAAGGCACACCAAAGCGCTCATGGCAATCCAGGACCGCCCGACCGGCATAG
- a CDS encoding citryl-CoA lyase, producing MSTPKKPEQIHTRIWLEEQEPDNPFAAKTAYCHGYDVYGELLGQARWTEMLYLLFRGEAPTDTQTRLLDTLALALANPGPRDQSVHAAMCGGVGGSTAASCLIAALAVGAGQLSGGRELFLSMELWNACGTDLASWYTRFAMPADTTVSLWPAPAHPPGFDPHGVSTATPVLQTLTCLAEISDAPLLPWLQAHLSDLETAAGLPLALSGVAAAALVDLGFTPEQGEMLYLLLRLPGAAVHALEQKQLGYKKFPFFSIELENDPAGGSP from the coding sequence TTGAGCACCCCAAAAAAGCCGGAACAGATCCACACCCGCATCTGGTTGGAAGAGCAGGAGCCGGACAATCCGTTCGCCGCAAAGACGGCCTACTGTCACGGCTATGACGTCTACGGAGAACTGCTTGGCCAGGCCCGTTGGACTGAAATGCTCTATCTGCTTTTCAGGGGCGAGGCCCCCACAGACACCCAAACAAGGCTGTTGGATACCCTTGCACTGGCACTGGCCAACCCCGGCCCCCGTGACCAATCGGTACACGCTGCCATGTGCGGCGGTGTGGGTGGCTCCACTGCGGCCTCATGCCTGATTGCCGCCCTGGCCGTGGGCGCGGGGCAGCTTTCCGGAGGGCGCGAACTGTTTCTATCTATGGAACTATGGAACGCCTGCGGTACAGACCTTGCTTCCTGGTACACCAGATTTGCCATGCCCGCTGATACAACGGTCTCTCTCTGGCCGGCGCCTGCTCATCCCCCCGGATTTGACCCCCATGGCGTCAGCACCGCCACACCGGTACTACAGACGCTCACCTGCCTGGCAGAAATTAGTGACGCACCACTGCTCCCCTGGTTACAGGCACATCTCTCAGACCTTGAGACGGCAGCAGGCCTCCCCTTGGCCCTGAGCGGTGTGGCTGCCGCTGCCTTGGTTGACCTTGGTTTTACCCCTGAGCAGGGGGAGATGCTCTACCTGCTGCTACGTCTGCCCGGGGCAGCGGTCCATGCACTGGAACAAAAACAGCTTGGCTACAAAAAATTTCCGTTCTTTTCCATTGAGCTGGAGAATGACCCGGCCGGAGGCAGCCCATGA
- a CDS encoding thiamine pyrophosphate-binding protein, whose product MNAAEVIVRSLEKHGVTCVFGVPGGAIESLNTALYKSSISVIVAKHEEGAAFMADGYARVSGVIAVCCSTAGPGATNMITGIASAFGDSIPVIALTGQVSTSLFGKGAIQEFSVQSFGIVSIFRQITKYSDIIINENKAGEMISRARRLALTGRKGPVHLNLPADIMKRKVTDDSHERCSTTQVLGFDREAVKKAAQLLLGAKRPVIVAGWGTVLSRADKELLELAELLDIPVATSPKAKGILSEVHPLSLGVLGFAGSPVAKEYILKRDVDVLLAVGTSFNEFVTSGWDKRLLPMKSLIHVDIDCNEIGKNYYVHVGIAGDAATVLRELVFEIGRIRKGRRIENTRRKEVEQVRAALLVKTRKQNKALYSPHRLIMDLNEALPKNTLYFADNGNSMAWAIRYLTITEPYSFYVGLGFASMGFAVAAPIGAKLAAGDRPVVALVGDGSFLMNGMEVATAVNYNIPVIWVIMNNAMLGMVYHGRKLAGIPEGIPSGFKPVDHVKLAEALGARGIRITTPGEINRELMDDILAAGVPTVLDVIIDPEEVPPIHSRISSLEKLYT is encoded by the coding sequence ATGAATGCTGCGGAAGTGATCGTCAGGTCTTTGGAAAAACATGGTGTTACCTGTGTGTTTGGTGTCCCTGGCGGTGCTATTGAGTCACTTAATACGGCCCTGTACAAGAGCTCGATCTCGGTGATTGTGGCAAAGCATGAGGAAGGGGCCGCTTTTATGGCTGATGGGTATGCCCGGGTGAGCGGCGTTATTGCGGTTTGTTGCAGTACTGCCGGTCCAGGGGCAACCAATATGATTACCGGCATAGCCTCAGCTTTTGGAGACTCCATTCCGGTCATTGCGTTAACCGGTCAGGTCTCTACCTCATTGTTCGGCAAGGGGGCCATTCAGGAATTTTCAGTTCAGAGCTTCGGCATTGTCAGCATTTTCCGGCAGATCACCAAATACAGCGACATCATTATAAATGAGAACAAAGCGGGCGAGATGATCTCCAGGGCACGCCGGTTGGCCTTAACCGGCAGAAAGGGACCTGTCCATCTTAATCTTCCTGCCGATATCATGAAGCGCAAGGTGACCGATGACAGTCATGAACGTTGCAGCACTACGCAGGTGTTGGGGTTTGACAGGGAGGCCGTTAAAAAGGCTGCGCAACTTCTTCTTGGTGCCAAGCGGCCGGTGATAGTTGCCGGCTGGGGGACTGTCCTTTCACGGGCTGACAAAGAACTGTTGGAACTTGCCGAGCTGCTGGATATCCCTGTGGCTACATCGCCAAAAGCAAAGGGGATACTGAGTGAGGTGCATCCGCTCTCACTGGGGGTGCTTGGATTTGCGGGATCGCCGGTTGCGAAGGAATATATCCTCAAAAGGGATGTTGATGTGCTGCTTGCGGTGGGCACCAGTTTCAATGAATTTGTGACCTCGGGCTGGGATAAACGGCTGCTGCCGATGAAGTCCTTGATCCATGTGGATATTGACTGCAATGAGATCGGCAAAAACTACTATGTGCATGTCGGCATTGCAGGCGATGCTGCCACTGTTCTGCGTGAGCTTGTTTTTGAGATAGGCAGAATCAGGAAAGGCAGGCGTATAGAAAACACCAGGCGTAAAGAGGTTGAACAGGTCAGGGCCGCTTTGCTGGTAAAAACGAGAAAGCAAAATAAAGCATTGTACAGTCCGCACCGCCTGATTATGGACCTGAACGAGGCCTTGCCAAAAAATACGCTCTATTTTGCGGATAACGGCAACAGTATGGCCTGGGCAATTCGCTATTTGACGATAACTGAACCCTATTCATTTTATGTCGGCCTCGGTTTCGCCTCGATGGGGTTTGCTGTCGCGGCGCCGATCGGGGCCAAGCTTGCAGCAGGAGACAGGCCGGTTGTCGCCCTGGTGGGTGATGGTTCTTTCCTGATGAACGGCATGGAGGTCGCCACGGCAGTTAATTACAATATTCCGGTTATCTGGGTGATCATGAATAACGCCATGCTGGGAATGGTGTACCACGGCAGAAAGCTTGCCGGGATTCCGGAGGGGATTCCGTCAGGGTTTAAGCCGGTTGACCATGTCAAACTGGCAGAGGCATTAGGCGCCCGGGGGATCAGAATTACGACGCCGGGGGAAATAAACCGGGAATTGATGGATGACATACTTGCAGCCGGGGTTCCGACCGTACTGGATGTCATTATCGATCCGGAAGAGGTTCCACCCATACATTCCCGCATTTCTTCACTGGAAAAACTTTACACATGA
- a CDS encoding TonB-dependent receptor plug domain-containing protein — MKKRTSVLCVSFMLCLGAGTVVQGADAPLAQPDTVVALNNPSESKELLMFFEEQDLVTATKRPTSLRKAPAIATIITADEIRNMGARNLLDVLKMVPGFGVSITEFGGNMVEVRGIRSSLSEKILVMIDGHSLNRNFTGSALYRVAGMLPMENIKQVEVVRGPGSALYGTSAFVATINIITRTAEEIDGFEAKAGGGSFDSFKGNLLGGKTIGDNLTVVGSLDHYQSQGAKLSVGADTLTGTPFSKAPGTPDLYFKQTDAFLKVGYGDLSFRGHYLTKQEGMYVGIVSALTDDSSKAQVDNYWGELAYNLKLTDDFSANLKLYYDYFEQDPTMKIYPNGFMGLFPNGMIGKPLVKNRTIGGELQTDWDLFSGNHLIAGVSFEEMRQYDVQQLANFNPLTGAPLASVQEVANWNKNVTRQVFAAYLQDEWQLPAQINLTAGLRYDHYSDFGDTINPRVGLVWSFLEDADLKLLYGQAFRAPNFQELYNINNATVIGNPNLKPERIQTYEAGVAWRLNRYFAANLNYFISTIDDQIGWVPSTTAGQPALNANIGKTETQGVELGCNGSLGTDLYWKLNYTYQDPRDISNNKRLPYVPSQRVSGSINYALTKYLNLHTDLLWTGVRPRDTGDTRPQMPSYTTVDLAATLKNFYKTLEIQATIRNLFDQRYKDPDTSGGAVNLTKTAPKVPGDFPREGISGFVTVSYRF, encoded by the coding sequence ATGAAAAAGAGGACGTCGGTTCTATGCGTATCTTTTATGTTGTGCCTGGGGGCTGGCACAGTGGTTCAGGGGGCTGATGCCCCTCTGGCCCAGCCGGATACGGTTGTAGCCCTCAATAATCCGTCTGAGAGCAAAGAGCTGCTCATGTTTTTTGAGGAGCAAGACCTGGTTACCGCCACCAAACGTCCCACCTCATTACGCAAAGCCCCTGCTATCGCTACGATCATAACCGCCGACGAGATCAGAAACATGGGAGCCCGCAATCTGCTGGATGTACTGAAGATGGTGCCTGGCTTCGGTGTTTCCATCACCGAGTTTGGCGGGAATATGGTCGAGGTACGTGGCATCAGATCTTCGCTCAGTGAAAAAATTCTGGTCATGATCGACGGTCATTCTCTGAATAGAAATTTTACCGGAAGCGCCTTGTACCGTGTGGCAGGTATGCTCCCGATGGAGAACATCAAGCAGGTGGAGGTGGTACGCGGGCCGGGCTCTGCTCTCTACGGTACCAGCGCCTTTGTGGCAACCATCAATATCATTACCCGCACTGCCGAGGAAATAGACGGCTTTGAGGCCAAGGCCGGCGGAGGGAGTTTTGACAGCTTCAAGGGTAACCTGCTTGGCGGTAAGACGATTGGTGATAATCTTACCGTTGTGGGCAGTCTGGATCATTATCAGTCGCAAGGCGCAAAGCTGAGCGTTGGCGCTGATACGCTGACCGGCACACCGTTTTCAAAAGCCCCCGGTACACCTGATCTTTACTTTAAGCAGACAGATGCCTTCCTGAAGGTCGGCTATGGTGATCTCTCCTTTCGAGGCCACTATCTTACCAAACAGGAGGGGATGTATGTAGGTATTGTATCCGCCCTCACGGACGATTCCAGTAAAGCCCAGGTTGATAACTATTGGGGTGAGCTGGCTTACAACCTGAAGCTGACAGATGATTTTTCAGCGAACCTGAAGCTTTATTACGATTATTTTGAGCAGGACCCCACCATGAAGATCTACCCGAACGGATTTATGGGCCTCTTTCCGAACGGGATGATCGGCAAACCGCTGGTAAAGAATCGTACCATTGGCGGGGAGTTACAGACGGATTGGGATCTGTTCTCGGGAAACCATCTGATTGCCGGGGTTTCCTTTGAGGAAATGCGTCAGTATGATGTTCAGCAACTGGCCAACTTCAATCCGTTGACCGGTGCGCCGCTTGCTTCTGTTCAGGAGGTGGCTAACTGGAACAAGAATGTGACCCGCCAGGTCTTTGCCGCCTATCTTCAGGATGAATGGCAGCTGCCGGCTCAAATCAACCTGACTGCCGGTCTGCGTTATGACCACTACAGTGATTTTGGAGATACCATAAATCCGAGAGTAGGGCTGGTTTGGAGCTTTCTGGAGGATGCCGATCTGAAACTGCTGTATGGTCAGGCGTTCCGAGCCCCAAACTTTCAAGAACTGTACAATATCAACAATGCAACGGTGATCGGCAACCCAAACCTCAAACCTGAACGGATTCAGACCTACGAGGCTGGCGTGGCCTGGCGTTTAAACCGCTACTTTGCAGCGAACCTGAACTACTTTATCAGCACTATCGATGATCAGATCGGTTGGGTCCCTTCAACCACAGCAGGCCAGCCTGCGCTCAATGCCAATATCGGTAAAACCGAGACACAAGGGGTTGAGCTGGGATGTAACGGATCACTGGGGACCGACCTGTATTGGAAGCTGAACTATACCTATCAGGACCCGCGTGATATCAGCAATAATAAACGACTGCCCTATGTGCCGTCGCAGCGTGTCTCCGGCAGTATCAACTACGCCTTGACCAAATACCTGAACCTGCATACCGACCTGCTCTGGACCGGAGTGCGTCCACGGGATACAGGCGACACCAGGCCGCAGATGCCCTCCTATACGACGGTTGATCTGGCCGCGACACTTAAAAACTTCTATAAAACCTTGGAAATACAAGCAACGATCCGGAATCTCTTTGACCAGCGCTACAAAGATCCTGATACCTCCGGGGGAGCGGTAAACCTTACAAAGACGGCACCGAAGGTTCCCGGAGATTTTCCCCGTGAAGGGATATCCGGGTTTGTGACTGTGTCATACCGGTTTTAG
- a CDS encoding ABC transporter substrate-binding protein, whose protein sequence is MKVLFLYLSVAVKHCRHSVIALLFLCVLQFSSTAAEAAKVLVVGDIKYAFVAGVAADIQLAVRSQVKEYAVSETRGRLAVIVEREGAEVVVALGADAVAEALRLPPSIAVVYGLVVVPPRSGRSNVTGVYMSPPVSEYVTTVRRYFPSLARMSVVGSQSMLRSLLGNDHAQVAVHSVSSSSELVTTVNRLADAKSLLLLPDSNLLTAPVMSSVYLFSFRNNIPVLGISEANVKQGSLFALVFDPKAVSRQIGEKVQTILNGGDAGELPASAPRRYNLYVNSNTAQKMGVEIPDEVLKKAKKVYQ, encoded by the coding sequence TTGAAGGTTCTTTTTTTATATCTCTCTGTAGCCGTGAAACATTGCCGCCATTCTGTCATCGCACTGTTGTTTCTTTGCGTGCTGCAATTCTCCTCCACTGCTGCTGAAGCTGCAAAAGTTCTTGTCGTTGGCGATATCAAGTATGCTTTTGTGGCCGGTGTCGCGGCAGACATTCAGCTGGCGGTAAGGTCACAGGTTAAGGAATATGCGGTCTCGGAGACCAGGGGGCGGCTTGCTGTAATCGTCGAGCGGGAAGGTGCTGAAGTTGTCGTTGCGCTGGGTGCTGATGCCGTTGCCGAAGCGTTGCGGCTGCCGCCCTCAATTGCCGTTGTCTATGGCCTTGTTGTTGTCCCGCCCAGGTCCGGCAGGTCAAATGTTACCGGGGTCTACATGTCCCCTCCGGTAAGTGAATATGTTACGACGGTCCGGCGGTATTTCCCCTCGCTCGCCCGGATGTCGGTCGTGGGCAGTCAGTCCATGTTGCGGAGCCTGCTTGGTAACGATCATGCCCAGGTAGCGGTGCATAGTGTCAGCAGCTCATCCGAGCTTGTTACTACCGTCAACCGGCTTGCTGATGCCAAGTCGCTGCTGCTGCTGCCCGATTCCAATCTGCTGACCGCTCCGGTCATGTCAAGTGTGTACCTGTTTTCCTTCAGAAACAATATCCCTGTGCTTGGTATTTCAGAAGCCAATGTGAAGCAGGGCTCGCTGTTTGCCCTGGTTTTTGACCCCAAGGCCGTCAGCCGTCAGATCGGCGAAAAGGTGCAAACCATCTTGAACGGTGGTGATGCCGGAGAGCTGCCTGCTTCCGCACCCAGACGGTATAACCTCTATGTGAATAGCAATACCGCCCAGAAAATGGGGGTTGAAATACCCGATGAGGTGCTGAAGAAGGCGAAGAAGGTCTATCAATGA
- a CDS encoding ATP-binding protein gives MKNTDMHSNQLVPEEQQQGLSGRLAALVPLTFRGRAMLFLFPMIVIISMVYTFESISTERKILKSEIIKKGETIAAIAARNAELSLLSENFEQLKISAQPLMEIKDVAFVSFLNKRSEILLHEGKQYPLTSPLTLGSDRLISFSEHDDVFEFIVPVITIKAAEGFFLLEGNGADATVREQIGWVRIGLSKEVMSRSEHRIIIRGSMLAVAFSIVGALLLYLFVSLATRPLYALIDAVKEVREGEHPEVPVLSPKSEIGRLTAEFNRMSRAIKEREDELKRHRDHLEELVAERTAELTIAKEQAESANRAKSDFLSSMSHELRTPLNAILGYAQILRLHNNLSDIQRQQLDIMRNSGEHLLTLINDILDVGKIEANKMDVEDAVFDLPALIAQVFNLTKLQAEEKELQFHYEPETPLPAYVHGDERKLRQILLNLLSNAVKYTRRGSVTMRVSYGRAGDGLFRCEVADTGIGIPADKLGVIFEPFTQLTNDRQGREGTGLGLNITKRLLTLIQGTMGVESIPGKGSTFWLEVPLASLLDDEISQEMNECHIVGYRGPRKRILVVDDTVGNTALLVSLLEPLGFDLDTAQNGQEALLQASEQRPDLVLLDLVMPEVDGLEAARLLRQDTALASTKIIGASATVTDSNHKEAFVNACDDFVTKPIRIDLLLEKISGLLGIEWETAVVTTARDDREPKSWKDDEPFVVPPSAELEVLHELAMMGDMLEIEAWATALEAQDTTYRCFAERLRELAKAFKAKAILALVEQCRGAAT, from the coding sequence ATGAAAAATACTGATATGCATAGCAACCAGTTGGTGCCGGAGGAACAGCAGCAAGGATTGTCCGGACGATTGGCGGCGTTGGTACCCCTGACCTTCAGGGGGCGTGCGATGCTGTTTCTGTTCCCAATGATTGTTATTATTTCAATGGTTTATACCTTTGAGTCGATTTCAACCGAGAGGAAGATTCTCAAGAGCGAAATCATCAAAAAAGGGGAGACCATTGCTGCAATTGCTGCACGGAATGCCGAGCTGTCGTTGCTCTCTGAAAATTTTGAACAGCTGAAAATTTCTGCCCAGCCGTTGATGGAGATCAAGGATGTTGCCTTTGTTTCATTCCTCAACAAGCGTTCTGAGATCCTGCTTCATGAAGGGAAGCAGTACCCGTTGACGTCACCCCTGACACTGGGAAGTGACCGCTTGATCAGCTTTTCCGAACATGATGACGTCTTTGAATTTATTGTGCCGGTGATAACGATTAAGGCTGCAGAGGGATTCTTCCTGTTGGAAGGGAATGGTGCTGATGCAACGGTCAGGGAACAGATCGGCTGGGTCAGGATCGGCCTTTCCAAGGAGGTTATGAGCCGCTCCGAGCATCGTATTATCATTCGGGGCAGTATGCTGGCAGTCGCTTTTTCTATTGTTGGCGCCCTGTTGCTGTACCTGTTTGTCTCCCTGGCAACCAGACCGCTGTATGCGCTCATCGATGCGGTCAAAGAGGTCCGGGAGGGTGAGCACCCGGAGGTTCCCGTTTTGTCGCCCAAGAGCGAAATAGGCCGCCTTACCGCAGAATTCAACCGGATGAGCCGTGCCATAAAGGAGCGGGAAGATGAGCTGAAGCGGCATCGCGATCATCTTGAAGAGCTGGTTGCTGAACGCACAGCTGAGTTGACCATTGCAAAGGAACAGGCCGAGTCAGCCAATCGGGCTAAAAGTGATTTTCTCTCAAGTATGAGTCATGAACTGCGCACACCGCTGAATGCCATCCTGGGCTATGCCCAGATACTCCGGCTGCATAACAATCTGTCGGATATACAGCGGCAACAGCTGGATATTATGCGGAACAGTGGTGAACATCTGCTGACATTGATCAATGATATCCTTGATGTGGGCAAAATTGAAGCCAACAAGATGGATGTTGAAGATGCCGTGTTCGATCTGCCGGCCCTGATTGCCCAGGTCTTTAATCTTACCAAACTGCAGGCGGAAGAGAAGGAGCTGCAGTTTCACTACGAACCGGAAACCCCGTTACCGGCGTATGTGCACGGGGATGAGCGCAAGTTGCGCCAGATTTTACTGAACCTGCTTTCAAATGCGGTTAAATATACCCGCCGGGGCAGTGTTACCATGCGGGTGAGCTATGGCCGTGCCGGAGACGGCCTGTTTCGCTGTGAGGTGGCGGATACCGGCATTGGTATTCCTGCTGATAAACTGGGTGTCATCTTTGAACCGTTTACCCAGCTCACCAATGACCGGCAGGGCCGCGAAGGGACCGGACTCGGGCTTAATATCACAAAGCGCCTGCTGACACTCATACAGGGTACCATGGGGGTGGAGAGCATACCCGGTAAAGGCAGCACATTCTGGTTGGAGGTGCCACTGGCGTCATTGCTGGACGACGAAATTTCCCAGGAAATGAATGAATGCCATATTGTCGGTTACCGGGGACCACGTAAAAGAATTCTGGTTGTTGATGACACGGTTGGGAATACTGCCCTGCTGGTTTCGTTACTGGAGCCTTTGGGATTTGATCTTGATACGGCCCAGAACGGTCAGGAAGCCCTGTTGCAGGCGTCGGAGCAACGGCCTGATCTGGTCCTGCTTGATCTGGTGATGCCTGAAGTGGACGGATTGGAGGCGGCCAGGCTTTTACGACAGGATACCGCGTTGGCCTCCACAAAAATTATTGGTGCCTCGGCCACGGTGACGGATAGTAATCATAAGGAGGCGTTTGTTAACGCTTGTGATGATTTTGTGACCAAGCCGATCCGTATTGACCTCCTGCTTGAAAAAATATCCGGACTGCTGGGGATTGAGTGGGAAACGGCGGTGGTTACAACCGCACGAGATGACCGTGAGCCCAAATCATGGAAAGACGATGAGCCGTTTGTGGTTCCTCCATCAGCAGAGTTGGAGGTGTTGCATGAATTAGCCATGATGGGCGATATGTTGGAGATTGAAGCGTGGGCAACGGCGCTGGAGGCACAGGACACTACCTACCGGTGCTTTGCCGAAAGATTGCGTGAACTGGCAAAGGCCTTTAAGGCAAAAGCAATTCTGGCGCTGGTAGAACAATGCCGAGGAGCAGCTACATGA
- a CDS encoding hybrid sensor histidine kinase/response regulator: MISEGQQVTSSGERRPVILVVDDDANNLAVVRDCLVAFNYTILVAEDGESAVKRADYARPDLILLDVMMPGIDGYETCRRLKALKSTHAIPVLFMTALAETGNKVKGLEAGAVDYITKPFQREELLARIAVHLHNRELTKRLQEAKELLESRVEERTAELARANNELHEKALLLEAEIADRVLAEQELHVKQTQLEALNRTLETRVQDEVQRNREKDAMMIQQGRLAAMGEMISNISHQWRQPLNELGIMIQMLRVDYDESLLDDTRIDEFSRGCMEIIQHMSQTINTFRNFFQKGQSSDRFEVAAAITKTVELVQASFQTAGIALNLKLEPGGLIQGSANEFSQVILNLFNNARDVLVERDITAPEISVAMQLGDGQIMVTMEDNAGGISEEISGKIFDPYFTTKHKSQGVGLGLYMSKMIIEGKMGGSIEVGNTSGGACFHLTLPAAATI; encoded by the coding sequence ATGATTTCTGAGGGGCAGCAGGTGACTTCATCCGGTGAACGGCGGCCGGTCATTCTTGTCGTTGATGACGATGCCAATAATCTCGCTGTGGTGCGTGATTGTCTTGTGGCTTTTAACTATACCATTCTGGTTGCGGAAGATGGTGAAAGCGCTGTCAAACGCGCTGACTATGCCCGGCCGGATCTGATTCTGCTTGATGTCATGATGCCGGGGATTGATGGCTACGAAACCTGCCGCAGGTTGAAGGCCTTAAAGAGTACCCATGCTATTCCTGTTCTGTTCATGACAGCCCTGGCGGAAACAGGAAACAAGGTAAAAGGACTTGAGGCCGGGGCTGTTGATTATATTACCAAACCTTTTCAGCGGGAGGAGCTGCTGGCCCGCATTGCTGTCCATCTGCACAACCGGGAGCTTACGAAAAGGCTTCAGGAAGCAAAGGAACTGCTGGAATCCAGAGTGGAAGAGCGGACCGCTGAATTGGCCCGGGCAAACAATGAGCTGCATGAAAAGGCGCTGCTGCTTGAAGCGGAGATCGCTGACCGCGTGCTGGCAGAACAGGAGCTGCATGTCAAACAGACCCAGCTTGAGGCCCTGAACCGGACCCTTGAGACACGGGTGCAGGACGAGGTGCAGAGAAACCGCGAAAAGGATGCCATGATGATCCAGCAGGGGCGTCTGGCGGCTATGGGTGAGATGATTTCCAATATTTCCCACCAATGGCGCCAGCCCCTGAATGAGCTGGGTATCATGATTCAAATGCTGCGGGTTGATTATGATGAGTCGTTGCTGGATGATACAAGGATTGATGAGTTTTCAAGAGGCTGCATGGAGATTATTCAGCATATGTCTCAGACCATCAATACCTTCCGTAATTTTTTCCAGAAGGGGCAGTCTTCCGATCGCTTCGAGGTTGCAGCTGCCATTACGAAAACCGTAGAGCTGGTGCAGGCCTCGTTTCAAACTGCCGGAATTGCCTTAAACCTGAAGCTGGAGCCCGGCGGTCTGATCCAGGGCAGTGCCAATGAATTTTCCCAGGTCATACTCAATCTCTTTAACAATGCCCGTGACGTTTTGGTGGAACGCGACATTACCGCCCCGGAAATATCGGTGGCCATGCAGTTGGGAGACGGGCAGATCATGGTGACTATGGAGGATAATGCCGGCGGCATTTCAGAAGAGATCAGCGGAAAGATATTTGACCCCTACTTTACGACCAAACATAAGTCTCAGGGGGTTGGTCTGGGGCTGTATATGTCAAAAATGATCATTGAAGGTAAAATGGGGGGGAGTATTGAGGTCGGCAACACCTCTGGCGGGGCCTGTTTCCATCTTACGCTGCCTGCTGCAGCTACTATCTGA